Proteins co-encoded in one Bombus pyrosoma isolate SC7728 linkage group LG4, ASM1482585v1, whole genome shotgun sequence genomic window:
- the LOC122567202 gene encoding uncharacterized protein LOC122567202 isoform X3, with protein sequence MEIMEDGNLVDRVRILLQRDMQYYQEMQTVLKEPLCSRISGGKLDFPRHASFVAVKIVTWWEADFQAAFNRHSGLTSLMENKSSTIVENEERVIKKISPSEFVLLVVDTADKLLEHLHLLIQESLDHADLTVLTATLGAAALIRNCLWCYNRQAKNLISPQSSEKLNTSYKCYHEMAEAVAERLLDLHCRLISLYILNEADSLSWHDTTSFFERERCSFVIQMWWLYMQGTKRDLWSTVSPKMAQRVFSGMLNESLSIIVTRFIYGRPSLARSEQFWTDAFNVLCCTGYLALGACASANEMIGVKLNRLPTAIRDIHAKCNELLICLLLRGTPLRELYQVFRFGLENLTILQPRREPAAWLLVCAPNLLGSVDSDIYISSLPKNRVAILELNVLRHQPQPNWPQLVKVLFMNDYAVAKILLNTLIYKCGNFTSKNDFDISEELQSNGMSCGGFLCSGIMCNASMKVTSALGLYSLMYILTYIAQDPGCVIVTALKQIPDWSSYLDRQQVWNQSRPPWLNAILSPLKNMMHPIIEILLEAVRTGASMYQAMSLVIGCFAELYVTLPPAILKTVLALQDNIPAHCHPIGGNVLLHVLCASLYTALIEFSKTCETKIHGDSTPEGIDYLELNHFDPNDVSATVTTLAEAICSIDEDDKHTSQIDDFFQLVKKNVQTSNIDSCINETCNLFSVIEVHTDELLFTSSGRQALKVTHEFLIRASDLILNKLRQNDITKLVDDIPDMSPLCKPLTHIMFHIEDTTFDQTTHEANFYHGQNLKMSAN encoded by the exons ATGGAGATTATGGAAGATGGCAATTTAGTAGACCGTGTTAGAATCTTATTGCAACGGGACATGCAATATTATCAg GAAATGCAAACCGTACTGAAGGAGCCCCTTTGCTCACGTATTAGCGGTGGAAAACTTGATTTCCCGAGACACGCGTCATTTGTCGCAGTTAAAATTGTTACCTGGTGGGAAGCAGATTTTCAAGCTGCTTTTAATCGTCATTCTGGTCTAACGAGTTTAATGGAAAACAAATCTTCCACAATCgtagaaaacgaagagagaGTTATCAAAAAGATCTCACCATCCGAATTTGTGTTACTTGTTGTCGATACCGCTGATAAATTATtag AACATTTACATCTCCTTATTCAAGAATCATTAGATCATGCAGATTTAACGGTATTAACAGCTACTTTAGGAGCAGCTGCATTAATACGAAATTGTCTGTGGTGCTATAATCGACAAGctaagaatttaatttcccCACAATCAAG CGAGAAATTAAACACATCATATAAATGCTATCATGAAATGGCTGAAGCTGTAGCAGAGCGATTATTGGATTTACATTGCCGCTTAATTTCGTTGTATATACTTAACGAAGCTGATTCCCTCAGTTGGCATGATACTACGTCATTTTTTGAACGAGAACGATGCTCTTTCGTAATACAAATGTGGTGGCTATATATGCAAG gAACAAAGAGAGATCTATGGAGTACCGTATCTCCAAAAATGGCACAACGTGTTTTTTCTGGAATGTTGAACGAATCTTTGTCCATTATTGTTACAAGATTTATTTAC gGTCGACCGAGTTTGGCACGATCCGAACAATTCTGGACGGATGCCTTTAACGTTCTGTGTTGTACCGGATATCTTGCTTTGGGTGCCTGTGCAAGTGCCAACGAAATGATTGGagtgaaattaaatagattacCAACTGCCATTAGGGACATACACGCGAAATGCAATGAATTGTTGATTTGCTTGTTACTAAGGGGAACTCCTCTTCGAGAATTATATCAG GTATTCCGTTTTGGacttgaaaatttaacaattttgcaACCGCGTCGCGAACCTGCTGCCTGGTTATTAGTATGCGCACCGAATTTACTAGGCTCCGTCGATTCTGACATTTACATTTCAAGTTTGCCTAAAAATCGAGTCgcaattttagaattaaacgTTCTTAGACATCAACCCCAACCAAATTGGCCTCAGTTAGTGAAG gTACTCTTTATGAATGACTATGCGGTggctaaaatattattaaacactTTAATCTACAAATGTGGTAATTTTACGTCtaaaaatgattttgatatttccGAAGAATTACAATCCAATGGAATGAGTTGCGGTGGTTTTTTATGCAGTGGTATAATGTGCAATGCATCGATGAAAGTAACGTCAGCGTTAGGCCTTTATAgtttaatgtatattttaacgtACATAGCGCAAGACCCTGGTTGTGTTATCGTGACAGCTTTAAAGCAGATTCCCGATTGGTCGAGCTATCTGGACCGCCAACAg gTGTGGAATCAATCAAGACCGCCCTGGCTGAATGCGATTTTAAGTCCTTTAAAGAATATGATGCATCCAATTATCGAAATTCTTTTGGAAGCTGTAAGA ACAGGCGCTTCTATGTATCAGGCAATGTCGTTGGTAATTGGTTGTTTCGCTGAATTGTATGTAACGTTACCACCTGCAATTTTAAAAACTGTACTTGCATTACAAGATAATATTCCTGCCCATTGTCATCCAATTGGTGGGAACGTCCTTCTCCACGTTCTCTGTGCATCTCTCTATACCGCCCTTATCGAGTTTTCGAAAACGtgcgaaacaaaaatacacGGCGATTCAACCCCTGAAGGAATAGATTACTTAGAATTAAATCATTTCGACCCCAACGATGTATCAGCAACAGTAACCACCTTGGCCGAAGCTATTTGTAGTATCGACGAAGACGATAAGCATACTTCCCAAATCGATGATTTCTTCCAGCttgtaaaaaagaa TGTACAAACATCAAATATAGATTCATGCATTAATGAAACGTGCAACTTGTTTTCCGTTATCGAGGTACATACCGACGAGCTGTTGTTCACTAGTTCCGGACGGCAGGCTTTAAAA GTAACGCACGAATTTCTAATTCGCGCGTctgatttaatattaaataaattacgacaAAATGATATTACGAAACTTGTGGACGATATACCGGATATGTCACCTCTTTGTAAACCACTAACGCATATAATGTTCCATATTGAAGACACAACATTTGATCAG ACCACGCACGAAGCCAACTTTTATCACGGccagaatttaaaaatgtcgGCGAATTGA
- the LOC122567202 gene encoding uncharacterized protein LOC122567202 isoform X4 — MEIMEDGNLVDRVRILLQRDMQYYQEMQTVLKEPLCSRISGGKLDFPRHASFVAVKIVTWWEADFQAAFNRHSGLTSLMENKSSTIVENEERVIKKISPSEFVLLVVDTADKLLEHLHLLIQESLDHADLTVLTATLGAAALIRNCLWCYNRQAKNLISPQSSEKLNTSYKCYHEMAEAVAERLLDLHCRLISLYILNEADSLSWHDTTSFFERERCSFVIQMWWLYMQGTKRDLWSTVSPKMAQRVFSGMLNESLSIIVTRFIYGRPSLARSEQFWTDAFNVLCCTGYLALGACASANEMIGVKLNRLPTAIRDIHAKCNELLICLLLRGTPLRELYQVLFMNDYAVAKILLNTLIYKCGNFTSKNDFDISEELQSNGMSCGGFLCSGIMCNASMKVTSALGLYSLMYILTYIAQDPGCVIVTALKQIPDWSSYLDRQQVWNQSRPPWLNAILSPLKNMMHPIIEILLEAVRTGASMYQAMSLVIGCFAELYVTLPPAILKTVLALQDNIPAHCHPIGGNVLLHVLCASLYTALIEFSKTCETKIHGDSTPEGIDYLELNHFDPNDVSATVTTLAEAICSIDEDDKHTSQIDDFFQLVKKNVQTSNIDSCINETCNLFSVIEVHTDELLFTSSGRQALKVTHEFLIRASDLILNKLRQNDITKLVDDIPDMSPLCKPLTHIMFHIEDTTFDQFLIQYEKTNWRKMLTMPLSITIDHARSQLLSRPEFKNVGELIHEDREAACSLKKLCSSIKTAHFK, encoded by the exons ATGGAGATTATGGAAGATGGCAATTTAGTAGACCGTGTTAGAATCTTATTGCAACGGGACATGCAATATTATCAg GAAATGCAAACCGTACTGAAGGAGCCCCTTTGCTCACGTATTAGCGGTGGAAAACTTGATTTCCCGAGACACGCGTCATTTGTCGCAGTTAAAATTGTTACCTGGTGGGAAGCAGATTTTCAAGCTGCTTTTAATCGTCATTCTGGTCTAACGAGTTTAATGGAAAACAAATCTTCCACAATCgtagaaaacgaagagagaGTTATCAAAAAGATCTCACCATCCGAATTTGTGTTACTTGTTGTCGATACCGCTGATAAATTATtag AACATTTACATCTCCTTATTCAAGAATCATTAGATCATGCAGATTTAACGGTATTAACAGCTACTTTAGGAGCAGCTGCATTAATACGAAATTGTCTGTGGTGCTATAATCGACAAGctaagaatttaatttcccCACAATCAAG CGAGAAATTAAACACATCATATAAATGCTATCATGAAATGGCTGAAGCTGTAGCAGAGCGATTATTGGATTTACATTGCCGCTTAATTTCGTTGTATATACTTAACGAAGCTGATTCCCTCAGTTGGCATGATACTACGTCATTTTTTGAACGAGAACGATGCTCTTTCGTAATACAAATGTGGTGGCTATATATGCAAG gAACAAAGAGAGATCTATGGAGTACCGTATCTCCAAAAATGGCACAACGTGTTTTTTCTGGAATGTTGAACGAATCTTTGTCCATTATTGTTACAAGATTTATTTAC gGTCGACCGAGTTTGGCACGATCCGAACAATTCTGGACGGATGCCTTTAACGTTCTGTGTTGTACCGGATATCTTGCTTTGGGTGCCTGTGCAAGTGCCAACGAAATGATTGGagtgaaattaaatagattacCAACTGCCATTAGGGACATACACGCGAAATGCAATGAATTGTTGATTTGCTTGTTACTAAGGGGAACTCCTCTTCGAGAATTATATCAG gTACTCTTTATGAATGACTATGCGGTggctaaaatattattaaacactTTAATCTACAAATGTGGTAATTTTACGTCtaaaaatgattttgatatttccGAAGAATTACAATCCAATGGAATGAGTTGCGGTGGTTTTTTATGCAGTGGTATAATGTGCAATGCATCGATGAAAGTAACGTCAGCGTTAGGCCTTTATAgtttaatgtatattttaacgtACATAGCGCAAGACCCTGGTTGTGTTATCGTGACAGCTTTAAAGCAGATTCCCGATTGGTCGAGCTATCTGGACCGCCAACAg gTGTGGAATCAATCAAGACCGCCCTGGCTGAATGCGATTTTAAGTCCTTTAAAGAATATGATGCATCCAATTATCGAAATTCTTTTGGAAGCTGTAAGA ACAGGCGCTTCTATGTATCAGGCAATGTCGTTGGTAATTGGTTGTTTCGCTGAATTGTATGTAACGTTACCACCTGCAATTTTAAAAACTGTACTTGCATTACAAGATAATATTCCTGCCCATTGTCATCCAATTGGTGGGAACGTCCTTCTCCACGTTCTCTGTGCATCTCTCTATACCGCCCTTATCGAGTTTTCGAAAACGtgcgaaacaaaaatacacGGCGATTCAACCCCTGAAGGAATAGATTACTTAGAATTAAATCATTTCGACCCCAACGATGTATCAGCAACAGTAACCACCTTGGCCGAAGCTATTTGTAGTATCGACGAAGACGATAAGCATACTTCCCAAATCGATGATTTCTTCCAGCttgtaaaaaagaa TGTACAAACATCAAATATAGATTCATGCATTAATGAAACGTGCAACTTGTTTTCCGTTATCGAGGTACATACCGACGAGCTGTTGTTCACTAGTTCCGGACGGCAGGCTTTAAAA GTAACGCACGAATTTCTAATTCGCGCGTctgatttaatattaaataaattacgacaAAATGATATTACGAAACTTGTGGACGATATACCGGATATGTCACCTCTTTGTAAACCACTAACGCATATAATGTTCCATATTGAAGACACAACATTTGATCAG TTTCTTATCCAATATGAGAAAACGAATTGgagaaaaatgttaacaatGCCACTTTCTATTACTATAGACCACGCACGAAGCCAACTTTTATCACGGccagaatttaaaaatgtcgGCGAATTGATTCACGAAGACAGAGAAGCCGCGTGTTCGCTTAAGAAACTTTGTTCTTCCATAAAAACGGCACACTTTAAGTAA
- the LOC122567202 gene encoding uncharacterized protein LOC122567202 isoform X1 codes for MEIMEDGNLVDRVRILLQRDMQYYQEMQTVLKEPLCSRISGGKLDFPRHASFVAVKIVTWWEADFQAAFNRHSGLTSLMENKSSTIVENEERVIKKISPSEFVLLVVDTADKLLEHLHLLIQESLDHADLTVLTATLGAAALIRNCLWCYNRQAKNLISPQSSEKLNTSYKCYHEMAEAVAERLLDLHCRLISLYILNEADSLSWHDTTSFFERERCSFVIQMWWLYMQGTKRDLWSTVSPKMAQRVFSGMLNESLSIIVTRFIYGRPSLARSEQFWTDAFNVLCCTGYLALGACASANEMIGVKLNRLPTAIRDIHAKCNELLICLLLRGTPLRELYQVFRFGLENLTILQPRREPAAWLLVCAPNLLGSVDSDIYISSLPKNRVAILELNVLRHQPQPNWPQLVKVLFMNDYAVAKILLNTLIYKCGNFTSKNDFDISEELQSNGMSCGGFLCSGIMCNASMKVTSALGLYSLMYILTYIAQDPGCVIVTALKQIPDWSSYLDRQQVWNQSRPPWLNAILSPLKNMMHPIIEILLEAVRTGASMYQAMSLVIGCFAELYVTLPPAILKTVLALQDNIPAHCHPIGGNVLLHVLCASLYTALIEFSKTCETKIHGDSTPEGIDYLELNHFDPNDVSATVTTLAEAICSIDEDDKHTSQIDDFFQLVKKNVQTSNIDSCINETCNLFSVIEVHTDELLFTSSGRQALKVTHEFLIRASDLILNKLRQNDITKLVDDIPDMSPLCKPLTHIMFHIEDTTFDQFLIQYEKTNWRKMLTMPLSITIDHARSQLLSRPEFKNVGELIHEDREAACSLKKLCSSIKTAHFK; via the exons ATGGAGATTATGGAAGATGGCAATTTAGTAGACCGTGTTAGAATCTTATTGCAACGGGACATGCAATATTATCAg GAAATGCAAACCGTACTGAAGGAGCCCCTTTGCTCACGTATTAGCGGTGGAAAACTTGATTTCCCGAGACACGCGTCATTTGTCGCAGTTAAAATTGTTACCTGGTGGGAAGCAGATTTTCAAGCTGCTTTTAATCGTCATTCTGGTCTAACGAGTTTAATGGAAAACAAATCTTCCACAATCgtagaaaacgaagagagaGTTATCAAAAAGATCTCACCATCCGAATTTGTGTTACTTGTTGTCGATACCGCTGATAAATTATtag AACATTTACATCTCCTTATTCAAGAATCATTAGATCATGCAGATTTAACGGTATTAACAGCTACTTTAGGAGCAGCTGCATTAATACGAAATTGTCTGTGGTGCTATAATCGACAAGctaagaatttaatttcccCACAATCAAG CGAGAAATTAAACACATCATATAAATGCTATCATGAAATGGCTGAAGCTGTAGCAGAGCGATTATTGGATTTACATTGCCGCTTAATTTCGTTGTATATACTTAACGAAGCTGATTCCCTCAGTTGGCATGATACTACGTCATTTTTTGAACGAGAACGATGCTCTTTCGTAATACAAATGTGGTGGCTATATATGCAAG gAACAAAGAGAGATCTATGGAGTACCGTATCTCCAAAAATGGCACAACGTGTTTTTTCTGGAATGTTGAACGAATCTTTGTCCATTATTGTTACAAGATTTATTTAC gGTCGACCGAGTTTGGCACGATCCGAACAATTCTGGACGGATGCCTTTAACGTTCTGTGTTGTACCGGATATCTTGCTTTGGGTGCCTGTGCAAGTGCCAACGAAATGATTGGagtgaaattaaatagattacCAACTGCCATTAGGGACATACACGCGAAATGCAATGAATTGTTGATTTGCTTGTTACTAAGGGGAACTCCTCTTCGAGAATTATATCAG GTATTCCGTTTTGGacttgaaaatttaacaattttgcaACCGCGTCGCGAACCTGCTGCCTGGTTATTAGTATGCGCACCGAATTTACTAGGCTCCGTCGATTCTGACATTTACATTTCAAGTTTGCCTAAAAATCGAGTCgcaattttagaattaaacgTTCTTAGACATCAACCCCAACCAAATTGGCCTCAGTTAGTGAAG gTACTCTTTATGAATGACTATGCGGTggctaaaatattattaaacactTTAATCTACAAATGTGGTAATTTTACGTCtaaaaatgattttgatatttccGAAGAATTACAATCCAATGGAATGAGTTGCGGTGGTTTTTTATGCAGTGGTATAATGTGCAATGCATCGATGAAAGTAACGTCAGCGTTAGGCCTTTATAgtttaatgtatattttaacgtACATAGCGCAAGACCCTGGTTGTGTTATCGTGACAGCTTTAAAGCAGATTCCCGATTGGTCGAGCTATCTGGACCGCCAACAg gTGTGGAATCAATCAAGACCGCCCTGGCTGAATGCGATTTTAAGTCCTTTAAAGAATATGATGCATCCAATTATCGAAATTCTTTTGGAAGCTGTAAGA ACAGGCGCTTCTATGTATCAGGCAATGTCGTTGGTAATTGGTTGTTTCGCTGAATTGTATGTAACGTTACCACCTGCAATTTTAAAAACTGTACTTGCATTACAAGATAATATTCCTGCCCATTGTCATCCAATTGGTGGGAACGTCCTTCTCCACGTTCTCTGTGCATCTCTCTATACCGCCCTTATCGAGTTTTCGAAAACGtgcgaaacaaaaatacacGGCGATTCAACCCCTGAAGGAATAGATTACTTAGAATTAAATCATTTCGACCCCAACGATGTATCAGCAACAGTAACCACCTTGGCCGAAGCTATTTGTAGTATCGACGAAGACGATAAGCATACTTCCCAAATCGATGATTTCTTCCAGCttgtaaaaaagaa TGTACAAACATCAAATATAGATTCATGCATTAATGAAACGTGCAACTTGTTTTCCGTTATCGAGGTACATACCGACGAGCTGTTGTTCACTAGTTCCGGACGGCAGGCTTTAAAA GTAACGCACGAATTTCTAATTCGCGCGTctgatttaatattaaataaattacgacaAAATGATATTACGAAACTTGTGGACGATATACCGGATATGTCACCTCTTTGTAAACCACTAACGCATATAATGTTCCATATTGAAGACACAACATTTGATCAG TTTCTTATCCAATATGAGAAAACGAATTGgagaaaaatgttaacaatGCCACTTTCTATTACTATAGACCACGCACGAAGCCAACTTTTATCACGGccagaatttaaaaatgtcgGCGAATTGATTCACGAAGACAGAGAAGCCGCGTGTTCGCTTAAGAAACTTTGTTCTTCCATAAAAACGGCACACTTTAAGTAA
- the LOC122567202 gene encoding uncharacterized protein LOC122567202 isoform X2: protein MEIMEDGNLVDRVRILLQRDMQYYQEMQTVLKEPLCSRISGGKLDFPRHASFVAVKIVTWWEADFQAAFNRHSGLTSLMENKSSTIVENEERVIKKISPSEFVLLVVDTADKLLEHLHLLIQESLDHADLTVLTATLGAAALIRNCLWCYNRQAKNLISPQSSEKLNTSYKCYHEMAEAVAERLLDLHCRLISLYILNEADSLSWHDTTSFFERERCSFVIQMWWLYMQGTKRDLWSTVSPKMAQRVFSGMLNESLSIIVTRFIYGRPSLARSEQFWTDAFNVLCCTGYLALGACASANEMIGVKLNRLPTAIRDIHAKCNELLICLLLRGTPLRELYQVFRFGLENLTILQPRREPAAWLLVCAPNLLGSVDSDIYISSLPKNRVAILELNVLRHQPQPNWPQLVKVLFMNDYAVAKILLNTLIYKCGNFTSKNDFDISEELQSNGMSCGGFLCSAQDPGCVIVTALKQIPDWSSYLDRQQVWNQSRPPWLNAILSPLKNMMHPIIEILLEAVRTGASMYQAMSLVIGCFAELYVTLPPAILKTVLALQDNIPAHCHPIGGNVLLHVLCASLYTALIEFSKTCETKIHGDSTPEGIDYLELNHFDPNDVSATVTTLAEAICSIDEDDKHTSQIDDFFQLVKKNVQTSNIDSCINETCNLFSVIEVHTDELLFTSSGRQALKVTHEFLIRASDLILNKLRQNDITKLVDDIPDMSPLCKPLTHIMFHIEDTTFDQFLIQYEKTNWRKMLTMPLSITIDHARSQLLSRPEFKNVGELIHEDREAACSLKKLCSSIKTAHFK from the exons ATGGAGATTATGGAAGATGGCAATTTAGTAGACCGTGTTAGAATCTTATTGCAACGGGACATGCAATATTATCAg GAAATGCAAACCGTACTGAAGGAGCCCCTTTGCTCACGTATTAGCGGTGGAAAACTTGATTTCCCGAGACACGCGTCATTTGTCGCAGTTAAAATTGTTACCTGGTGGGAAGCAGATTTTCAAGCTGCTTTTAATCGTCATTCTGGTCTAACGAGTTTAATGGAAAACAAATCTTCCACAATCgtagaaaacgaagagagaGTTATCAAAAAGATCTCACCATCCGAATTTGTGTTACTTGTTGTCGATACCGCTGATAAATTATtag AACATTTACATCTCCTTATTCAAGAATCATTAGATCATGCAGATTTAACGGTATTAACAGCTACTTTAGGAGCAGCTGCATTAATACGAAATTGTCTGTGGTGCTATAATCGACAAGctaagaatttaatttcccCACAATCAAG CGAGAAATTAAACACATCATATAAATGCTATCATGAAATGGCTGAAGCTGTAGCAGAGCGATTATTGGATTTACATTGCCGCTTAATTTCGTTGTATATACTTAACGAAGCTGATTCCCTCAGTTGGCATGATACTACGTCATTTTTTGAACGAGAACGATGCTCTTTCGTAATACAAATGTGGTGGCTATATATGCAAG gAACAAAGAGAGATCTATGGAGTACCGTATCTCCAAAAATGGCACAACGTGTTTTTTCTGGAATGTTGAACGAATCTTTGTCCATTATTGTTACAAGATTTATTTAC gGTCGACCGAGTTTGGCACGATCCGAACAATTCTGGACGGATGCCTTTAACGTTCTGTGTTGTACCGGATATCTTGCTTTGGGTGCCTGTGCAAGTGCCAACGAAATGATTGGagtgaaattaaatagattacCAACTGCCATTAGGGACATACACGCGAAATGCAATGAATTGTTGATTTGCTTGTTACTAAGGGGAACTCCTCTTCGAGAATTATATCAG GTATTCCGTTTTGGacttgaaaatttaacaattttgcaACCGCGTCGCGAACCTGCTGCCTGGTTATTAGTATGCGCACCGAATTTACTAGGCTCCGTCGATTCTGACATTTACATTTCAAGTTTGCCTAAAAATCGAGTCgcaattttagaattaaacgTTCTTAGACATCAACCCCAACCAAATTGGCCTCAGTTAGTGAAG gTACTCTTTATGAATGACTATGCGGTggctaaaatattattaaacactTTAATCTACAAATGTGGTAATTTTACGTCtaaaaatgattttgatatttccGAAGAATTACAATCCAATGGAATGAGTTGCGGTGGTTTTTTATGCAGTG CGCAAGACCCTGGTTGTGTTATCGTGACAGCTTTAAAGCAGATTCCCGATTGGTCGAGCTATCTGGACCGCCAACAg gTGTGGAATCAATCAAGACCGCCCTGGCTGAATGCGATTTTAAGTCCTTTAAAGAATATGATGCATCCAATTATCGAAATTCTTTTGGAAGCTGTAAGA ACAGGCGCTTCTATGTATCAGGCAATGTCGTTGGTAATTGGTTGTTTCGCTGAATTGTATGTAACGTTACCACCTGCAATTTTAAAAACTGTACTTGCATTACAAGATAATATTCCTGCCCATTGTCATCCAATTGGTGGGAACGTCCTTCTCCACGTTCTCTGTGCATCTCTCTATACCGCCCTTATCGAGTTTTCGAAAACGtgcgaaacaaaaatacacGGCGATTCAACCCCTGAAGGAATAGATTACTTAGAATTAAATCATTTCGACCCCAACGATGTATCAGCAACAGTAACCACCTTGGCCGAAGCTATTTGTAGTATCGACGAAGACGATAAGCATACTTCCCAAATCGATGATTTCTTCCAGCttgtaaaaaagaa TGTACAAACATCAAATATAGATTCATGCATTAATGAAACGTGCAACTTGTTTTCCGTTATCGAGGTACATACCGACGAGCTGTTGTTCACTAGTTCCGGACGGCAGGCTTTAAAA GTAACGCACGAATTTCTAATTCGCGCGTctgatttaatattaaataaattacgacaAAATGATATTACGAAACTTGTGGACGATATACCGGATATGTCACCTCTTTGTAAACCACTAACGCATATAATGTTCCATATTGAAGACACAACATTTGATCAG TTTCTTATCCAATATGAGAAAACGAATTGgagaaaaatgttaacaatGCCACTTTCTATTACTATAGACCACGCACGAAGCCAACTTTTATCACGGccagaatttaaaaatgtcgGCGAATTGATTCACGAAGACAGAGAAGCCGCGTGTTCGCTTAAGAAACTTTGTTCTTCCATAAAAACGGCACACTTTAAGTAA